One genomic window of Paenibacillus xylanilyticus includes the following:
- a CDS encoding M23 family metallopeptidase: MNRNHKESRQRSKMFIEKNRMRAEYALQKDSRRSQRSWLMLAAALGACVLLSACGTTESSDQREQPSAEQTSSASPAAENTNKEEMNSAEEDVMITPEHFIDTLMNGSKEDIYNQMSPELKETISLEEFKTSVDSFIEGVTSWEQVTKVKMNNLMEHSWKDQTGTKGIQAYFAEDHQIDGLLIQPLETHEETDKTFTKTEFQFPMKGEWFVFWGGNDVMSNYHYAHETQRYALDIIRTKEDLSYQGEAAVNENYYAFGEPLYAAADGTVVEVKNDIPDNTPGVMNAEEPAGNVVVIDHGNGEYSITAHLKEGSAAVKTGDKVKQGDLIGQLGNSGNSSEAHLHFQVSDGSDLFTSRSVQIRWADQSQVLTRGNTFQGLPE, translated from the coding sequence GTGAATAGAAATCATAAGGAAAGCAGGCAGCGGTCCAAAATGTTCATTGAAAAAAATCGGATGAGAGCAGAATATGCTCTGCAAAAAGATTCAAGGAGAAGCCAGAGGAGTTGGTTAATGCTTGCCGCAGCACTTGGTGCGTGTGTGCTCTTGTCTGCCTGCGGCACTACAGAATCATCTGACCAGAGGGAACAGCCATCAGCAGAACAGACATCAAGTGCGTCGCCAGCCGCAGAAAACACCAATAAAGAAGAGATGAACTCAGCAGAGGAGGATGTGATGATTACACCTGAACATTTCATAGATACATTGATGAATGGTTCGAAGGAGGACATTTATAATCAAATGAGCCCGGAACTCAAGGAAACGATATCGCTGGAAGAGTTTAAGACGTCTGTGGACAGCTTCATAGAGGGGGTCACTTCCTGGGAACAGGTTACAAAAGTCAAAATGAACAACCTGATGGAGCATTCCTGGAAGGATCAGACGGGGACCAAAGGAATACAAGCCTATTTTGCCGAGGACCATCAGATTGACGGGCTGTTGATCCAGCCACTTGAAACGCATGAGGAGACGGACAAGACATTTACCAAGACCGAATTTCAGTTTCCTATGAAGGGGGAATGGTTCGTGTTCTGGGGAGGAAATGATGTGATGTCCAATTATCATTATGCGCATGAAACGCAGCGTTACGCACTGGACATTATTCGCACGAAGGAAGATTTAAGTTATCAAGGGGAGGCCGCTGTGAATGAAAACTATTATGCTTTTGGCGAGCCGCTCTATGCAGCTGCAGATGGGACGGTTGTTGAAGTCAAAAATGACATTCCGGATAACACGCCAGGCGTGATGAATGCTGAAGAGCCGGCAGGGAATGTTGTCGTTATCGATCATGGAAATGGGGAATACAGCATCACGGCACATCTCAAGGAAGGAAGTGCAGCCGTAAAAACAGGGGATAAAGTCAAGCAGGGAGATCTCATCGGGCAGCTTGGTAATTCCGGTAACTCCAGTGAAGCGCATCTGCATTTTCAAGTCTCAGACGGATCTGATCTGTTCACTTCCCGTTCAGTTCAGATCCGCTGGGCAGATCAGAGCCAAGTGCTGACACGCGGGAACACGTTCCAGGGCCTTCCTGAATAG